Below is a genomic region from Glaciihabitans sp. INWT7.
GCACACTGGTGGCGGATGACGCGATCGTGGGCATGTTGTGGTGCTCGGCGTACCAGACCCGCGTATATCCGTTTGCTTCCGCGGTCTGCGCGAGGAGAACACTGCTCGCGAAACTCTCGCGAACACTCTGCCCGGGGGCGATCGGAGCGAGATCGAGGATGGAGATGGGGATGGTCATAGAGTCCGCAACGCATCTCCGAGCCGATTCGTTCCCGCTCGCGGACGATTCTTCTCCGAAGGCGACGTTCCGACCGCGAGTCGCGGGCGCTATTCGACCACCGGGAGAGAATCCCGCGCCAGCTTCGTCGCACCGGCCACGGCCGCGGGCATGATCACGACGGCAGCGAAGGGCACCAGGAAGAGCAGGTAGGTGAGCACGCCGAACCCCAGGGTTCGCGACCGGCGGGCGGCGAGCATCCGTCGCCGGTCCGCCAGGTCGATTCCACGGGAGTCGAAGGCGAACCCGCAGAGCTCCACCGCGAGGAACCAGCCGCCGACCAACGCACCGAGCACGGGCACCACGGTTTGCCCGACGATCGGGATGAACCCGCCGGCGAAGAGCAGGAGGCCGAGGAGGGCAGTCGTGGCGAAGAGTCGGATGCCACCGAGCACCGAACGCCACCAGGGGAGGCCAGTGTCGCCGGGATCGGATCCGAAGGACTTCTCCGTGGCGCGCCAGATCCGCTCGTAGAATGGGTCGCCGACGGCCAGTGTCACCGCTGCGAATGTGAAAACCGCAAGCAGCACGACTCCGCCGATCAGCGCGACCGATCCGAGCACGCGGATGTCTGTGCGCCAGGGCTCCGTCCACCCCTGCGCGAACGGCGTCGCCCAGCCGGCGATCGCATCGAGATTCAGCGCGACGAGCACGATTCCCGCAGCGTAGAGTGCACCGACGAGGACGGCCGGGA
It encodes:
- a CDS encoding EI24 domain-containing protein, which translates into the protein MRSFFSGMGYLGRGLRLWITSPRLMLLGAIPAVLVGALYAAGIVLVALNLDAIAGWATPFAQGWTEPWRTDIRVLGSVALIGGVVLLAVFTFAAVTLAVGDPFYERIWRATEKSFGSDPGDTGLPWWRSVLGGIRLFATTALLGLLLFAGGFIPIVGQTVVPVLGALVGGWFLAVELCGFAFDSRGIDLADRRRMLAARRSRTLGFGVLTYLLFLVPFAAVVIMPAAVAGATKLARDSLPVVE